From a single Mesorhizobium shangrilense genomic region:
- a CDS encoding RidA family protein, whose amino-acid sequence MHTILQPEGWAKPVGYANGVAARGQLVFVGGQIGWNGQCQFETDDFVGQVRQTLENVVAVLAEAGAGPQHITSMTWYFTDKAEYLANLRGLGEAYRAVIGRHYPAMAAMQVVSLVEDRAKIEIQATAVIPE is encoded by the coding sequence ATGCACACCATCCTGCAGCCGGAAGGCTGGGCCAAACCAGTCGGCTACGCCAACGGCGTCGCCGCGCGCGGGCAGCTTGTCTTCGTCGGCGGGCAGATCGGCTGGAACGGGCAATGCCAGTTCGAAACCGATGATTTTGTCGGCCAGGTGCGCCAGACGCTTGAGAATGTCGTTGCGGTTCTGGCCGAAGCCGGCGCCGGCCCGCAGCACATCACCTCGATGACCTGGTATTTTACCGACAAGGCCGAATATCTCGCCAACCTCAGAGGTCTCGGCGAGGCCTACCGCGCGGTCATCGGCCGGCACTATCCCGCCATGGCCGCCATGCAGGTGGTGTCGCTTGTCGAGGACCGGGCCAAGATCGAAATCCAGGCCACCGCCGTTATCCCGGAATAG
- a CDS encoding LLM class flavin-dependent oxidoreductase — MIKAHPLQGPNKLKLGVFSTNADGGLAITDVPERWTATWRDNLTAAQIADRAGLEFMLPIARWRGFGGRNKVREWSFETFTWAAALAAATDRIGLFMTVHVPLVHPLYAAKSLATVDHISNGRAGLNIVCGWNPKEFGMFGTPLVEKGYDQAAEWIEIVEKLYAADEPLDYEGTYYRLKEAVSRPASLQVPRPVTMNAAFGGPGRDFASAKCDYLFTTFSEMADAGKHVIDIRERADKHGRDVGVYTVAHVVCRETMEEAQAYYDRYAVDMADHDAVDAHMAGKKEFSQSHDTHAYDRYRQRFAGGAGTYPLVGTPETIAADMAAIAGQGYQGIALSFVNYTQELPYFCDRVLPLLRQVGLRE, encoded by the coding sequence ATGATCAAAGCGCATCCCCTGCAAGGCCCGAACAAACTGAAGCTCGGCGTCTTTTCGACCAATGCCGATGGCGGGCTGGCCATCACCGATGTACCGGAACGTTGGACGGCAACCTGGCGGGACAATCTTACGGCGGCGCAGATCGCCGACCGCGCCGGCCTGGAGTTCATGCTGCCGATCGCCCGCTGGCGCGGTTTTGGTGGCCGCAACAAGGTGCGGGAATGGTCGTTCGAGACCTTCACCTGGGCGGCCGCTCTTGCCGCCGCCACCGATCGGATCGGCCTGTTCATGACGGTGCATGTGCCGCTGGTGCATCCGCTTTACGCCGCCAAGTCGCTGGCGACGGTTGACCACATCAGCAACGGGCGCGCCGGCCTCAATATTGTCTGCGGCTGGAACCCGAAGGAATTCGGCATGTTCGGCACGCCGCTGGTCGAGAAGGGCTACGACCAGGCGGCGGAATGGATCGAGATCGTTGAGAAACTCTATGCCGCCGACGAGCCACTCGACTACGAAGGCACCTATTATCGCCTCAAGGAAGCGGTCAGCCGGCCGGCCAGTCTGCAGGTTCCGCGACCGGTGACCATGAACGCTGCCTTCGGCGGACCGGGTCGCGATTTCGCGTCCGCCAAATGCGACTACCTGTTCACGACCTTTTCGGAAATGGCCGATGCCGGCAAGCATGTCATCGATATCAGAGAACGTGCCGACAAGCATGGGCGCGATGTCGGTGTCTACACGGTGGCGCATGTCGTCTGCCGGGAGACCATGGAAGAGGCGCAGGCCTATTATGACAGATACGCCGTTGATATGGCGGACCATGACGCTGTCGACGCGCATATGGCGGGCAAGAAGGAGTTCTCCCAGTCGCACGACACGCATGCCTATGACCGCTACCGGCAGCGTTTTGCCGGCGGCGCCGGCACCTATCCGCTGGTCGGTACGCCGGAGACGATCGCCGCCGACATGGCTGCCATTGCCGGGCAGGGCTATCAGGGCATCGCGCTGTCCTTCGTGAACTACACGCAGGAACTGCCCTATTTCTGCGACCGCGTGCTGCCGCTGCTGCGGCAGGTCGGGCTTCGCGAATAA
- a CDS encoding HpcH/HpaI aldolase family protein, translating to MSDFRQKCTGKSNLVGSFASIPHPVAVEVAAQSGLDFLCIDWEHAQISRDMIENMVRAADVNRVPAMVRVPGHAPEAIQAALDSGAQGVLVPRVSTAAQAAMAVKASRYPPIGERGVGPGRAAAYGYRIPSYLAAANEAVVVAVQVETADGLANIEAIAAVDGVDMIFVGPGDLSVSIDALGPAGASRLAGAIRTIIGATITHNKTAGIFCAKADDVGQWAAAGASFFILASDAMFLGAGAAAGCIAARAELERGKAG from the coding sequence ATGAGCGACTTCCGTCAGAAATGCACGGGCAAGAGCAACCTCGTCGGATCATTCGCCTCGATACCGCATCCTGTCGCGGTGGAGGTGGCGGCACAGTCGGGGCTCGATTTCCTCTGCATCGACTGGGAGCATGCCCAGATATCCAGGGACATGATCGAGAACATGGTCCGGGCGGCCGATGTCAACCGCGTCCCCGCCATGGTGCGCGTTCCCGGCCATGCGCCCGAAGCAATACAGGCGGCGCTGGACAGCGGCGCGCAGGGAGTTCTTGTTCCCCGCGTCTCGACGGCTGCCCAAGCCGCCATGGCGGTGAAAGCCTCGCGCTACCCGCCAATCGGTGAGCGAGGCGTGGGGCCTGGCCGGGCAGCAGCCTATGGCTATCGCATTCCCAGCTATCTGGCCGCCGCCAATGAAGCGGTCGTCGTCGCTGTCCAGGTCGAGACGGCTGACGGCCTTGCCAACATCGAGGCGATCGCCGCGGTCGACGGCGTCGACATGATCTTCGTCGGCCCCGGAGATCTTTCGGTGTCGATCGATGCGCTCGGGCCAGCCGGCGCCAGCAGACTTGCCGGGGCGATCCGCACGATCATTGGCGCGACGATCACGCACAACAAGACCGCCGGCATATTCTGCGCGAAGGCTGACGATGTCGGCCAATGGGCAGCAGCCGGCGCAAGCTTTTTCATACTGGCCAGCGATGCGATGTTCCTTGGGGCGGGCGCCGCTGCCGGCTGTATTGCAGCGCGCGCCGAGCTGGAGCGGGGCAAAGCCGGCTAA
- a CDS encoding pyridoxal phosphate-dependent aminotransferase, giving the protein MPPQSTSMARYAFDGIRAQIRDLHTENIANLAVRARELGDVIALWYGEGDMVTPAFIRDAAKAAFDDGQTFYVPNMRGLGPLNEALSDYQTRLHGRSIPVARTTVTPGGMQALYLALELLVDVGTNVVYVAPQWPNIHNAIHLIGGEPRPFSLDFKGDWRLDLDRLFATCDARTRAIFLSTPSNPTGWTASRQEMQALLDFSRRTGTWIISDEVYGRLYFDGDVAPSILQIAEDGDRVLSVNSFSKAWAMTGWRIGWLTHPSGVADQLGAMTQYVNSGTAAPIQAGAVAAIRQGEPLVEEIRQRIKTGLDLAYDRLGQIPGIVLPTKPRGGMYAFFAMEGERDARQACAKILETARVGLAPGHLFGNSSAAFLRMCVCRDRDQIATALDRMSAAMN; this is encoded by the coding sequence ATGCCGCCCCAGTCAACGTCCATGGCGCGCTATGCCTTCGATGGCATCCGCGCGCAAATCCGTGACCTTCACACCGAAAACATCGCCAACCTTGCCGTACGCGCGCGTGAACTGGGCGACGTGATCGCGCTCTGGTACGGCGAAGGCGACATGGTGACGCCCGCCTTCATCCGCGACGCTGCCAAGGCGGCGTTCGATGACGGCCAGACCTTCTATGTCCCCAACATGCGGGGCCTCGGCCCGCTCAATGAAGCGCTGTCGGACTACCAGACGCGCTTGCACGGACGATCGATCCCCGTCGCGCGCACCACGGTGACACCGGGCGGCATGCAGGCGCTTTATCTGGCCCTGGAACTGCTCGTCGATGTCGGTACGAACGTCGTCTATGTCGCCCCGCAATGGCCCAACATCCACAATGCCATCCACCTGATCGGCGGCGAGCCGCGTCCGTTTTCGCTCGACTTCAAGGGCGACTGGCGGCTCGACCTCGACCGGCTGTTTGCGACCTGCGATGCGCGCACGCGGGCAATCTTCCTGTCAACGCCGTCCAACCCGACCGGCTGGACCGCGTCACGCCAGGAGATGCAAGCCCTGCTCGACTTCAGCAGGCGCACCGGTACCTGGATCATCTCCGACGAGGTCTATGGCCGGCTCTATTTCGACGGCGACGTTGCTCCCTCGATCCTGCAGATCGCCGAGGACGGCGACCGGGTGCTGTCGGTCAACAGTTTTTCCAAGGCCTGGGCGATGACCGGCTGGCGCATCGGCTGGCTGACGCACCCGTCCGGCGTGGCCGACCAGCTCGGCGCCATGACCCAGTATGTCAACAGCGGCACCGCCGCCCCGATCCAGGCCGGCGCCGTCGCGGCCATCCGCCAGGGCGAGCCGCTGGTCGAGGAGATCCGGCAGAGGATCAAGACCGGTCTCGACCTCGCCTATGACAGGCTTGGGCAGATTCCCGGCATCGTGCTGCCCACGAAACCGCGCGGCGGCATGTATGCGTTCTTCGCCATGGAAGGCGAAAGGGATGCACGGCAGGCCTGCGCGAAAATCCTGGAGACGGCACGGGTCGGGCTGGCGCCTGGCCATCTCTTCGGCAATTCTTCAGCAGCCTTCCTGCGCATGTGCGTTTGCCGGGATCGCGACCAGATCGCAACCGCGCTCGATCGCATGAGCGCGGCCATGAATTGA
- a CDS encoding ABC transporter substrate-binding protein, with protein MNFTRRNLLLLAAAIGIAAGPATAYAADVLNVGAYPTNPPFEFKNESGTFEGFEVDIVNEAAKRIGMTTDIADLGFQALFAATTSKRIDVAISSITITPERLKSQSFTQPYYDSDMGIATKSDSPIKAEADLKGKIIGVLSGSTGETWVKAHQEADGFSDVKGYDTQQNLLLDLSAGRVDAAVSDIPGMQYAFTKMKDLVVKERIKTGEQYGLMMTKDHPLLGKLNDALTAMKKDGTLAAIHKKWFGNDAPADSSTAKEMPLPKA; from the coding sequence ATGAACTTCACACGTCGTAACCTGCTTCTTCTCGCCGCCGCCATCGGCATCGCCGCCGGCCCCGCAACCGCCTATGCGGCGGACGTGCTGAACGTCGGCGCCTATCCGACCAACCCGCCCTTCGAGTTCAAGAACGAGAGCGGCACGTTCGAGGGTTTCGAGGTCGACATCGTCAACGAGGCCGCCAAGCGCATCGGCATGACCACGGACATCGCCGATCTCGGATTCCAGGCGCTGTTTGCCGCCACCACATCGAAGCGCATCGACGTCGCCATTTCGTCGATCACCATCACGCCGGAACGGCTGAAGTCGCAGTCGTTCACCCAGCCCTATTATGATTCCGACATGGGCATCGCGACCAAGTCCGACAGCCCGATCAAGGCCGAGGCCGACCTCAAGGGCAAGATCATCGGCGTGCTGTCCGGCTCGACCGGCGAAACCTGGGTCAAGGCGCACCAGGAAGCCGACGGGTTCAGCGACGTGAAGGGCTATGACACGCAGCAGAACCTGCTGCTCGACCTCAGCGCCGGCCGTGTCGATGCCGCGGTCAGCGACATTCCAGGCATGCAGTATGCCTTCACCAAGATGAAGGATCTGGTCGTCAAGGAGCGCATCAAGACCGGCGAGCAGTACGGCCTGATGATGACCAAGGACCACCCGCTGCTCGGCAAGCTGAACGACGCGCTGACCGCGATGAAGAAGGACGGCACGCTCGCCGCGATCCACAAGAAGTGGTTCGGCAACGACGCACCGGCCGATTCTTCGACCGCCAAGGAAATGCCGCTGCCGAAGGCCTGA
- a CDS encoding amino acid ABC transporter permease has protein sequence MSLLDTFFNADVIMSSLPALLRGFLNTLLLGLLSIGIGIPIGLVISLLRLYAPKPFRMLAVGYIDIFRALPVLVVLILIYYALPFLGIRLSSWASAVTAFAIIMAAYSAEVFRSGIESIPRGQFEAAQALGLPFLLTLRKVVLPQAIRLVIPPMTSNCVSMFKDTSLASTVALPELLKEATNAQSLYANPSPLIGAALVYLIFLWPMVRLVSVLERRFKTEKTR, from the coding sequence ATGTCGCTGCTGGACACCTTCTTCAACGCCGATGTCATCATGTCCAGCCTGCCGGCACTGCTGCGCGGCTTCCTGAACACGCTGCTGCTCGGGCTGCTCAGCATCGGCATCGGCATCCCCATCGGCCTGGTGATCAGCCTGTTGCGGCTCTATGCACCAAAGCCGTTTCGGATGCTGGCTGTCGGCTACATCGACATTTTTCGCGCCCTGCCGGTGCTGGTCGTGCTGATCCTGATCTACTATGCGCTGCCATTCCTCGGCATACGCCTGTCGTCCTGGGCGTCCGCGGTGACGGCGTTTGCCATCATCATGGCGGCCTATTCGGCCGAAGTGTTCCGCTCCGGCATCGAGAGCATCCCGCGCGGCCAGTTCGAGGCGGCGCAGGCGCTCGGCCTGCCGTTCCTGCTGACCTTGCGCAAGGTCGTGCTGCCGCAGGCCATCCGGCTGGTCATTCCGCCGATGACCAGCAACTGCGTTTCGATGTTCAAGGATACGTCGCTCGCCTCCACCGTGGCGCTGCCGGAGTTGCTGAAGGAGGCGACCAACGCGCAGTCGCTCTACGCCAACCCCTCGCCGCTGATCGGCGCGGCATTGGTCTATCTCATCTTCCTCTGGCCGATGGTCCGTCTGGTCAGCGTTCTCGAGCGCCGCTTCAAGACCGAAAAGACGCGCTGA
- a CDS encoding cysteine desulfurase-like protein — MNNPQSTTAAGGFPVDTIRAMFPALQRAGDFIFLDNAAGAQIPQSVLDAVTNHLVSHNVQRGGRYGRSVTVDQSVADARTSVALLINAYSPAEICFGMNATSFIRLVSLGIGQMLGERDEIVITDMDHDANIATWLALESAGAKFKWWRMREDGNLHVDDLRPLVSDRTRLVACTVTAHSIGSIVDVASVAEIAHSAGAEVFLDCVHYGPHGLIDVQAWDCDYLVCSGYKNFSPHMGFLWGRFETLKRLPTFREDFIPDEPPYKVEAGTFIYENVSGMDAAVQYLELIGRNLAPANNRSRRENIVAGMGAIRDYELVLARKMLAVLKDCNATIYGVADEARINERVPTFCFNIGKLSPQKIVEEMADMQIGIRDGHMYAPRLMKRLNLSMDSGAIRASLVHYNTVEEIHRFGEALRAIIAKLS; from the coding sequence TTGAACAATCCGCAATCCACCACAGCCGCCGGCGGCTTTCCCGTCGATACTATCCGCGCCATGTTTCCAGCGCTGCAACGGGCTGGCGACTTCATCTTCCTGGACAACGCCGCCGGTGCACAGATCCCGCAGAGCGTGCTCGACGCGGTGACCAACCATCTGGTTTCGCATAATGTGCAGCGTGGCGGCCGCTATGGCCGCAGCGTCACCGTCGACCAGTCCGTCGCCGATGCGCGGACAAGCGTAGCGTTGCTGATCAACGCCTACAGCCCGGCGGAAATCTGCTTCGGCATGAACGCCACCTCGTTCATCCGTCTCGTCAGCCTCGGGATCGGCCAGATGCTCGGGGAGCGCGACGAGATCGTCATCACCGACATGGACCATGACGCCAACATCGCGACGTGGCTGGCGCTGGAGTCCGCCGGCGCCAAGTTCAAATGGTGGCGCATGCGCGAGGACGGCAATCTGCATGTGGACGACCTTCGCCCGCTGGTCTCCGATCGCACCCGCCTCGTCGCCTGCACGGTGACGGCGCACTCGATCGGCTCGATCGTCGATGTCGCTTCCGTGGCCGAGATCGCGCATTCGGCCGGCGCCGAGGTGTTCCTCGACTGCGTCCACTACGGACCGCACGGGCTGATCGACGTGCAGGCCTGGGATTGCGACTATCTGGTCTGCTCCGGCTACAAGAATTTCTCACCGCATATGGGCTTCCTGTGGGGCCGCTTCGAAACGCTGAAGCGGCTTCCGACCTTCCGTGAAGACTTCATCCCTGACGAGCCGCCCTACAAGGTCGAGGCCGGCACTTTCATCTACGAGAACGTGTCGGGCATGGATGCCGCCGTGCAGTACCTGGAATTGATCGGCCGCAATCTTGCGCCGGCAAACAACCGCTCGCGCCGCGAAAACATCGTCGCCGGCATGGGCGCCATCCGCGACTATGAGCTGGTGCTGGCGCGCAAAATGCTCGCCGTGCTGAAGGATTGCAATGCCACGATCTACGGCGTCGCCGACGAAGCCCGCATCAATGAGCGCGTGCCGACCTTCTGCTTCAACATCGGCAAGCTGTCGCCGCAGAAGATCGTCGAGGAGATGGCGGACATGCAGATCGGCATCCGCGACGGCCATATGTACGCGCCGCGGCTGATGAAGCGCCTCAACCTCTCGATGGACAGCGGCGCCATTCGCGCCTCGCTGGTCCACTACAACACGGTCGAGGAGATCCATCGCTTCGGCGAAGCACTCCGCGCGATCATCGCCAAGCTGTCTTAG
- a CDS encoding dipeptide ABC transporter ATP-binding protein, whose protein sequence is MSTTVLEGKNIVRDYHIGGGLFTGPRTVHAVKGVSFKVEKGKTLAIVGESGCGKSTLARIITLIDPATSGELLIDGNKVDIAKGGLSKEMRRKVQIVFQNPYGSLNPRQKIGDVLGEPLLINTDKPAAERRDLAMKMLKKVGLGPEHYNRYPHMFSGGQRQRIAIARALMLNPSLLVLDEPVSALDLSVQAQVLNLLADLQDEFQLTYVFISHDLSVVRYIADDVMVMYFGEAVEYGSRDEVFADPKHSYTKTLFAATPRSDVASIKARLAKKKAAA, encoded by the coding sequence ATGAGCACGACGGTCCTCGAAGGCAAGAACATCGTGCGCGACTACCACATCGGTGGCGGCCTGTTCACCGGGCCGCGCACCGTGCACGCGGTCAAGGGCGTCTCCTTCAAGGTGGAGAAGGGCAAGACGCTGGCGATCGTCGGTGAAAGCGGCTGCGGCAAGTCCACGCTTGCCCGCATCATCACGCTGATTGACCCGGCAACGTCCGGTGAGCTGTTGATTGACGGCAACAAGGTCGACATTGCCAAGGGTGGCCTGTCGAAGGAAATGCGCCGCAAGGTGCAGATCGTCTTCCAGAACCCCTACGGCTCGCTCAATCCGCGCCAGAAGATCGGCGACGTGCTGGGCGAACCGCTGCTCATCAACACCGACAAGCCGGCCGCGGAACGGCGCGACCTGGCGATGAAGATGTTGAAGAAGGTCGGCCTCGGCCCGGAGCACTACAATCGCTACCCGCACATGTTCTCCGGCGGTCAGCGCCAGCGCATCGCCATTGCGCGTGCGCTGATGCTCAACCCAAGCCTGCTGGTGCTTGACGAGCCGGTCTCGGCGCTCGATCTTTCGGTGCAGGCCCAGGTGCTCAACCTGCTTGCCGACCTGCAGGACGAATTCCAGCTGACCTATGTTTTCATCAGCCACGACCTGTCCGTCGTGCGCTACATCGCCGACGATGTGATGGTGATGTATTTCGGCGAAGCGGTCGAATACGGTTCGCGCGACGAGGTCTTCGCCGACCCCAAGCACAGCTATACCAAGACGCTGTTCGCCGCGACGCCACGCTCCGACGTGGCCAGCATCAAAGCGAGGCTGGCCAAGAAGAAGGCGGCCGCCTGA
- a CDS encoding ABC transporter ATP-binding protein, whose amino-acid sequence MPLLEIKNLTVSFDTAAGPFMAVQGIDLSIEPREVLAIVGESGSGKSVSMLAVMGLLPNTATVKADRMAFDGVDLLKLSPSERRKIVGKDISMIFQEPVASLNPCFTVGFQIQEVLRFHMGMDGAQQRARAIELMKLVGIADPEERLNSYPHQMSGGQCQRVMIAIAIACNPKLLIADEPTTALDVTIQKQILDLLVSLQAKYGMGLIMITHNMGVVAETADRVIVQYKGRKMEEADVLSLFEAPKSNYTRALLSALPENAVGDRLPTVSDMMFEPAPSAAGTAAGAAS is encoded by the coding sequence ATGCCGCTCCTCGAGATCAAGAACCTCACCGTCTCTTTCGACACCGCCGCCGGCCCGTTCATGGCCGTGCAAGGCATTGATCTCTCCATCGAGCCGCGCGAGGTGCTGGCGATCGTCGGCGAGTCCGGCTCCGGCAAGTCGGTGTCGATGCTGGCTGTGATGGGGCTGCTGCCCAACACGGCGACGGTCAAGGCAGACCGCATGGCCTTCGACGGCGTCGACCTGTTGAAGCTCAGCCCGTCCGAACGGCGCAAGATCGTCGGCAAGGACATCTCGATGATCTTCCAGGAGCCGGTCGCCAGCCTCAACCCGTGCTTCACCGTCGGCTTCCAGATCCAGGAGGTATTGCGCTTCCATATGGGTATGGATGGCGCCCAGCAGCGCGCCCGCGCCATCGAATTGATGAAGCTGGTCGGCATTGCCGATCCGGAAGAGCGGCTCAACTCCTATCCGCATCAGATGTCTGGCGGCCAGTGCCAGCGCGTCATGATCGCCATCGCCATTGCCTGCAATCCGAAGTTGCTGATCGCCGACGAGCCGACCACGGCGCTCGACGTCACCATTCAGAAGCAGATCCTCGATCTGCTGGTCTCGCTGCAGGCCAAATACGGCATGGGGCTGATCATGATCACCCACAATATGGGCGTGGTGGCCGAGACCGCCGACCGCGTCATCGTCCAGTACAAGGGCCGCAAGATGGAAGAGGCCGACGTGCTGTCGCTGTTTGAAGCGCCGAAGAGCAACTACACCCGCGCGCTGCTGTCGGCGCTGCCGGAAAACGCCGTCGGCGACCGCCTGCCGACCGTGTCCGACATGATGTTCGAGCCGGCGCCCTCTGCGGCAGGAACCGCTGCTGGAGCTGCCTCATGA